From a single Apium graveolens cultivar Ventura chromosome 2, ASM990537v1, whole genome shotgun sequence genomic region:
- the LOC141707257 gene encoding putative E3 ubiquitin-protein ligase RHC1A, whose protein sequence is MSSGGNTHWCYQCGQVVRPRRRSLVCPYCDGGFVQELSEVVGNRQEDYGVDRNDSFDIGSTELVRDPMFGVNDELATFIRQMLTGGNSSFGSSRTRSSMFPEFILHSRGPRRMSSDDAFEFLFNGTPLMRGHQHTNLSEFLMGPGLQEFIEQLTGNDRRGPPPAPRAAIDAMPTVKISRRHLRSDSQCPVCQEKFELGSEAREMPCNHLYHSDCIVPWLVEHNSCPVCRVELPQVSGSAHANRRSSHHSESGSNSSSSSERNNSGQNQGRSLLSSLWPFRSSNQGSGAGGSSSRSPYDENNGSNYAAWPFN, encoded by the coding sequence ATGTCAAGTGGTGGGAATACACATTGGTGTTACCAATGTGGGCAGGTGGTTAGGCCTCGGAGACGTAGTTTGGTTTGTCCATATTGTGATGGTGGGTTTGTGCAAGAACTGAGTGAAGTGGTGGGTAACAGGCAAGAGGACTACGGGGTCGATAGAAATGATAGTTTCGACATTGGGTCCACGGAGCTCGTTCGTGACCCTATGTTTGGGGTTAATGATGAATTGGCTACTTTTATTAGGCAAATGTTGACGGGTGGAAACTCGAGCTTTGGTAGTAGTCGGACGAGATCAAGTATGTTTCCCGAGTTTATATTGCATAGCCGTGGTCCACGGAGGATGTCGAGTGATGATGCATTTGAGTTTTTATTCAATGGCACTCCGCTTATGAGGGGACATCAGCATACTAATTTGAGTGAGTTTCTCATGGGACCTGGCTTGCAAGAATTTATTGAACAGCTCACTGGGAACGATAGACGGGGTCCACCTCCCGCACCTAGAGCTGCAATAGATGCTATGCCTACTGTTAAAATCAGTCGGAGGCACTTAAGATCTGACTCGCAATGTCCAGTTTGTCAAGAAAAATTTGAGTTGGGATCTGAAGCTAGGGAGATGCCATGTAACCATTTATATCACTCTGATTGTATAGTTCCTTGGTTGGTGGAGCACAATTCGTGCCCAGTATGCCGCGTGGAGCTTCCTCAAGTTTCAGGCAGTGCTCATGCTAATAGAAGGTCAAGTCATCATAGCGAGAGCGGCAGCAACAGTAGCAGTAGTTCTGAGAGGAATAATAGTGGGCAGAACCAAGGAAGGAGTCTGCTATCATCTCTGTGGCCTTTCCGCTCATCAAACCAAGGGTCTGGGGCAGGGGGGAGTAGCTCTAGATCTCCCTACGACGAGAACAATGGGTCAAACTATGCTGCTTGGCCTTTCAATTGA